The proteins below are encoded in one region of Homo sapiens chromosome 2, GRCh38.p14 Primary Assembly:
- the IGFBP2 gene encoding insulin-like growth factor-binding protein 2 isoform b (isoform b is encoded by transcript variant 2) → MPCNNGDDHSEGGLVENHVDSTMNMLGGGGSAGRKPLKSGMKELAVFREKVTEQHRQMGKGGKHHLGLEEPKKLRPPPARTPCQQELDQVLERISTMRLPDERGPLEHLYSLHIPNCDKHGLYNLKQCKMSLNGQRGECWCVNPNTGKLIQGAPTIRGDPECHLFYNEQQEARGVHTQRMQ, encoded by the exons ATGCCCTGCA ACAATGGCGATGACCACTCAGAAGGAGGCCTGGTGGAGAACCACGTGGACAGCACCATGAACATGTTGGGCGGGGGAGGCAGTGCTGGCCGGAAGCCCCTCAAGTCGGGTATGAAGGAGCTGGCCGTGTTCCGGGAGAAGGTCACTGAGCAGCACCGGCAGATGGGCAAGGGTGGCAAGCATCACCTTGGCCTGGAGGAGCCCAAGAAGCTGCGACCACCCCCTGCCAGG ACTCCCTGCCAACAGGAACTGGACCAGGTCCTGGAGCGGATCTCCACCATGCGCCTTCCGGATGAGCGGGGCCCTCTGGAGCACCTCTACTCCCTGCACATCCCCAACTGTGACAAGCATGGCCTGTACAACCTCAAACAG tGCAAGATGTCTCTGAACGGGCAGCGTGGGGAGTGCTGGTGTGTGAACCCCAACACCGGGAAGCTGATCCAGGGAGCCCCCACCATCCGGGGGGACCCCGAGTGTCATCTCTTCTACAATGAGCAGCAGGAGGCTCGCGGGGTGCACACCCAGCGGATGCAGTAG
- the IGFBP2 gene encoding insulin-like growth factor-binding protein 2 isoform c (isoform c is encoded by transcript variant 3) — MNMLGGGGSAGRKPLKSGMKELAVFREKVTEQHRQMGKGGKHHLGLEEPKKLRPPPARTPCQQELDQVLERISTMRLPDERGPLEHLYSLHIPNCDKHGLYNLKQCKMSLNGQRGECWCVNPNTGKLIQGAPTIRGDPECHLFYNEQQEARGVHTQRMQ, encoded by the exons ATGAACATGTTGGGCGGGGGAGGCAGTGCTGGCCGGAAGCCCCTCAAGTCGGGTATGAAGGAGCTGGCCGTGTTCCGGGAGAAGGTCACTGAGCAGCACCGGCAGATGGGCAAGGGTGGCAAGCATCACCTTGGCCTGGAGGAGCCCAAGAAGCTGCGACCACCCCCTGCCAGG ACTCCCTGCCAACAGGAACTGGACCAGGTCCTGGAGCGGATCTCCACCATGCGCCTTCCGGATGAGCGGGGCCCTCTGGAGCACCTCTACTCCCTGCACATCCCCAACTGTGACAAGCATGGCCTGTACAACCTCAAACAG tGCAAGATGTCTCTGAACGGGCAGCGTGGGGAGTGCTGGTGTGTGAACCCCAACACCGGGAAGCTGATCCAGGGAGCCCCCACCATCCGGGGGGACCCCGAGTGTCATCTCTTCTACAATGAGCAGCAGGAGGCTCGCGGGGTGCACACCCAGCGGATGCAGTAG